In Arthrobacter citreus, a genomic segment contains:
- a CDS encoding lycopene cyclase domain-containing protein has product MGAVYLLLLLASIGCMGLLDHRFKLFFFADARRASLVLAIGLVFFLLWDLGGIGLDIFYRGETPIMLGIVLAPHLPVEEVFFLAFLCYLTMVLFGLVSLVLRRSAQRRTGRRHSRRQEVQP; this is encoded by the coding sequence ATGGGCGCTGTGTACCTGCTGCTGCTGCTGGCCTCGATCGGGTGCATGGGACTGCTGGATCACCGGTTCAAGCTGTTCTTTTTCGCCGATGCCCGGCGCGCGTCGCTGGTGCTGGCCATTGGCCTGGTGTTTTTCCTGCTCTGGGACCTGGGCGGCATCGGCCTGGACATCTTTTACCGCGGCGAAACCCCCATCATGCTCGGTATTGTCCTGGCTCCGCATCTGCCCGTTGAGGAAGTCTTCTTCCTGGCCTTCCTCTGTTATCTGACCATGGTGCTGTTTGGCCTGGTGTCGCTGGTGCTCCGCCGCTCCGCGCAGCGGCGCACCGGCCGGCGGCACTCCCGGCGGCAGGAGGTGCAGCCGTGA
- the idi gene encoding isopentenyl-diphosphate Delta-isomerase: MAQRAELVVLVDPDGTPVGTHEKATVHTVDTPLHLAFSTHVFNQAGQLLVTRRALGKLTWPGVWTNSFCGHPGPGEATPDAVLRRAERELGLSLRAEQLTLKLPDFRYRAVDASGIVEHEICPVYTAVADADPVPAADEVMDWNWVDPLALAESVRLTPWAFSPWLVLQLPLLYPQVFAASEPAETAASGSS, from the coding sequence ATGGCGCAACGCGCGGAACTGGTGGTTCTCGTGGATCCGGACGGCACGCCCGTCGGAACACACGAAAAAGCTACGGTACATACTGTTGACACGCCGCTGCATTTGGCGTTCTCCACCCACGTCTTCAATCAGGCGGGGCAGCTGCTGGTGACGCGGCGCGCCCTGGGCAAGCTGACCTGGCCCGGTGTTTGGACCAACTCCTTCTGCGGGCATCCCGGCCCCGGCGAAGCCACCCCGGACGCAGTGCTGCGGCGGGCGGAGCGGGAACTGGGCCTTTCGCTGCGGGCGGAACAGCTGACGCTGAAGCTGCCCGATTTCCGGTACCGGGCCGTGGACGCCTCCGGGATTGTGGAACATGAAATCTGCCCGGTCTACACCGCGGTCGCGGATGCGGACCCGGTTCCGGCCGCCGACGAGGTCATGGACTGGAACTGGGTTGATCCGCTGGCGCTGGCCGAATCCGTACGCCTGACGCCGTGGGCCTTCAGCCCCTGGCTGGTGCTGCAGCTGCCGCTGCTGTATCCGCAGGTTTTTGCTGCATCGGAGCCGGCGGAAACTGCGGCTTCCGGTTCCTCCTAG
- a CDS encoding DUF4193 domain-containing protein — protein sequence MATDYDAPRKTEDDGASTASLEELQAQRSVTPSATAVDVDETDAAENFELPGADLSGEELLVRVVPAQDDEFTCASCFLVRHRSQVALEKNGQKYCSDCEG from the coding sequence ATGGCAACAGATTACGATGCACCGCGCAAGACCGAGGACGATGGAGCATCAACCGCCTCGTTGGAGGAACTGCAGGCACAGCGCAGTGTGACCCCGTCCGCCACGGCAGTGGACGTCGATGAAACCGACGCCGCGGAAAACTTTGAGCTTCCCGGCGCCGACCTTTCCGGCGAAGAACTGCTGGTCCGGGTTGTCCCGGCGCAGGACGACGAATTCACGTGTGCCTCCTGCTTCCTGGTCCGCCACCGCTCCCAGGTGGCGCTGGAAAAGAATGGACAGAAGTACTGCTCGGACTGCGAAGGCTAA
- a CDS encoding prenyltransferase — protein sequence MSTSTRTPGSTLRMLLVSSRPLSWVNTAYPFAAAYLITTGGIDLAWVLGTLYFLIPYNLAMYGINDVFDYESDLHNPRKGGVEGAVLDRGFHRITLWAALATNVPFLIALLLLGNPLSWLVLAVSVFAVIAYSAPGLRFKERPFLDSITSSTHFVSPAVYGLVLAGAVFTPGLWAVLGAFFLWGVASQAFGAVQDVVPDREGGISSIATVLGAKAVVRFAAAAYLTGGLLMLMTLWPAVLGGLLAVPYILNLLPFWGITDADSEQANAGWKRFLKLNFLTGFLVTMLIIWYWPNR from the coding sequence GTGAGCACATCAACCCGGACCCCGGGCTCGACGCTGCGGATGCTGCTGGTTTCGTCCCGGCCGCTGTCCTGGGTCAACACCGCCTATCCGTTTGCCGCGGCCTACCTGATCACCACCGGCGGCATCGATCTGGCCTGGGTGCTGGGCACGCTGTACTTCCTGATCCCGTACAACCTTGCGATGTACGGCATCAATGACGTGTTCGACTACGAATCGGACCTGCACAACCCCCGCAAGGGCGGCGTGGAGGGCGCGGTCCTGGACCGCGGCTTCCACCGGATCACGCTCTGGGCGGCGCTGGCCACGAACGTGCCCTTCCTCATCGCGCTTCTCCTGCTGGGCAACCCCCTGTCCTGGCTGGTGTTGGCGGTCAGCGTTTTTGCCGTGATCGCCTACAGCGCGCCGGGGCTCCGGTTCAAGGAACGTCCGTTCCTGGATTCGATCACCTCCAGCACGCACTTTGTTTCCCCGGCCGTGTACGGACTGGTCCTGGCCGGCGCCGTCTTCACCCCCGGCTTGTGGGCGGTGCTCGGCGCGTTCTTCCTCTGGGGTGTGGCCAGCCAGGCCTTCGGCGCCGTGCAGGACGTGGTGCCGGACCGTGAAGGCGGGATATCCTCCATTGCCACCGTCCTGGGAGCTAAGGCCGTGGTGCGGTTCGCCGCCGCCGCATACCTCACCGGTGGGCTGCTGATGCTGATGACGCTGTGGCCGGCGGTGCTGGGCGGACTGCTGGCCGTGCCGTACATCCTGAACCTGCTGCCGTTCTGGGGAATTACCGATGCGGACTCGGAGCAGGCCAACGCCGGCTGGAAGCGGTTCCTGAAGCTGAACTTCCTCACGGGTTTCCTGGTGACCATGCTGATCATCTGGTACTGGCCCAACCGGTAG
- a CDS encoding lycopene cyclase domain-containing protein, with protein sequence MTYWALNAVFLVPAAVVLVLAMVRRGRRTDQGRREQVPEPAVSGRKGLAAALGITAVVLLVLTAVFDNVMISAGLFWYNPERISGAFIGSAPLEDFAYALAAVLLLPALWMLLEKRDKTAAGPKSAKAESPAAPSPAAQHEEKQ encoded by the coding sequence GTGACGTACTGGGCCCTGAATGCCGTATTCCTGGTGCCCGCGGCCGTCGTGCTGGTCCTCGCCATGGTGCGGCGGGGCCGGCGCACCGATCAGGGCCGCCGGGAACAGGTCCCGGAGCCCGCGGTTTCCGGCAGGAAAGGCCTGGCGGCCGCGCTGGGGATCACCGCCGTCGTCCTGCTGGTCCTCACCGCCGTCTTCGACAACGTGATGATCAGCGCCGGACTGTTTTGGTACAACCCGGAACGGATCTCCGGTGCCTTCATCGGCAGTGCGCCGCTGGAGGATTTCGCCTACGCCCTGGCCGCCGTTCTGCTGCTTCCTGCGCTCTGGATGCTGCTGGAAAAAAGGGACAAAACCGCCGCAGGACCGAAATCCGCTAAAGCCGAGTCCCCGGCGGCACCGTCCCCGGCAGCACAACACGAGGAGAAGCAGTGA
- a CDS encoding TerC family protein produces MTVSPLIWGVTIVVILGLLAFDYFFHIRKAHIPTLKEAAVWSSIYVGLAVVFGVLVLLFGGVTAGTEYFAGYITEKALSVDNLFVFLIIMASFRVPREDQQKVLLFGIVFALIARTGFIFLGAALINSFSWIFYLFGLILLITAGNLLKPEGEKDEANNFIIRIAKRILPTTDHYDGDKLFTVENGKKVLTPMLLVMVAIGGTDILFALDSIPAIFGLTQSTFIVFTATAFSLMGLRQLYFLIDGLLDRLIYLSYGLAAILAFIGVKLVLHALHENTLWFINDGEHVKVVEIGTGLSLSVIIGVLLVTVIASLVSPAGKAQTAVNNARRHANAYLDLTYTSDEAERERIYAALCEEEQQIGTMDKKYRDKVKDIEDIRAEVARAHQEHEKYIKS; encoded by the coding sequence ATGACTGTTTCCCCCCTCATCTGGGGAGTGACGATTGTCGTCATTCTGGGCCTTTTGGCCTTTGACTACTTCTTCCACATCCGGAAGGCCCACATCCCCACCCTCAAAGAGGCCGCCGTATGGTCTTCGATCTACGTGGGGCTGGCGGTTGTTTTCGGTGTGTTGGTGCTGCTCTTTGGCGGCGTGACCGCCGGCACCGAGTATTTTGCCGGCTACATCACGGAAAAAGCCCTCTCGGTGGACAACCTGTTTGTCTTCCTGATCATCATGGCCAGCTTCCGGGTGCCCCGTGAAGACCAGCAGAAAGTGCTGCTCTTCGGCATCGTGTTTGCCCTGATTGCCCGCACCGGCTTCATCTTCCTGGGCGCTGCGCTCATCAACTCCTTCTCCTGGATCTTCTACCTCTTCGGCCTGATCCTGCTGATCACAGCCGGCAACCTGCTGAAGCCCGAAGGCGAGAAGGATGAAGCGAACAACTTCATCATCCGCATCGCCAAGCGGATCCTGCCCACCACTGACCACTACGACGGCGACAAGCTCTTCACCGTGGAAAACGGCAAGAAGGTCCTCACCCCCATGCTGCTGGTCATGGTGGCCATCGGCGGAACCGACATCCTCTTCGCCCTGGACTCCATCCCCGCCATCTTCGGCCTCACCCAGAGCACCTTCATCGTCTTCACCGCCACGGCGTTCTCCCTCATGGGCCTGCGCCAGCTGTACTTCCTGATCGACGGCCTGCTGGACCGCCTGATCTACCTTTCCTACGGCCTCGCGGCCATCCTCGCCTTCATCGGCGTGAAGCTGGTCCTGCACGCCCTGCATGAAAACACGCTGTGGTTCATCAACGACGGCGAGCATGTAAAGGTTGTCGAGATTGGAACAGGCCTGTCCCTGAGCGTCATCATCGGCGTCCTGCTGGTCACCGTTATTGCTTCGCTCGTCAGCCCCGCCGGCAAGGCACAGACCGCGGTCAACAACGCCCGCCGCCACGCCAACGCCTACCTCGACCTGACCTACACCTCGGACGAGGCCGAGCGGGAGCGGATTTACGCCGCCCTCTGCGAGGAAGAACAGCAGATTGGCACCATGGACAAGAAGTACCGCGACAAGGTCAAGGACATCGAGGACATCCGCGCCGAGGTGGCCCGCGCCCACCAGGAGCACGAGAAGTACATCAAGTCCTAG
- a CDS encoding polyprenyl synthetase family protein has translation METEPLLEPAIGQEQVESVLHSFFERAKLRAAKLSPSYLSLWETLETSTAGGKRVRPGILMTAYQHLGGTNITAAARVGAAFELLHTALIIHDDVIDLDFVRRGHDNVSGTYRSLAETAGQTPEAARHRGMSAGIIAGDLALTGAFRMLDTVDTDPDTRLRLAAILDDAVFASAAGELIDVDFSSSPGAPPVPEILDMERLKTAVYSFEAPLQAGAVLAGASDDVVATLGDFGRDTGIAYQLVDDLLGVFGKESATGKSNLSDLREGKRTALISHAAQGPYWAELSHLIGCPDLTPEEADRARELLITCGARDYARSLAEEHAARARAHLDCPAVPPSLRAVLERIVAGAVNRGR, from the coding sequence ATGGAGACTGAACCCCTGCTCGAACCAGCAATCGGACAAGAGCAGGTGGAGAGTGTCCTGCACAGTTTTTTCGAGCGGGCGAAGCTGCGTGCCGCCAAGCTTAGCCCCAGCTACCTTAGCCTTTGGGAAACGCTGGAAACGTCAACCGCCGGCGGCAAGCGGGTCCGCCCCGGCATTTTGATGACCGCCTACCAGCATCTGGGCGGCACCAACATCACTGCGGCGGCGCGGGTCGGTGCCGCTTTCGAGCTGCTGCACACCGCCCTGATCATCCACGACGACGTCATTGACCTGGACTTTGTCCGCCGCGGCCATGACAACGTGTCCGGCACCTACCGCTCCCTGGCGGAGACCGCGGGCCAGACACCCGAAGCTGCGCGGCACCGCGGCATGTCCGCCGGCATCATCGCCGGCGACCTGGCCCTGACCGGCGCCTTCCGAATGCTCGATACCGTGGATACGGATCCCGACACCAGGTTGCGGCTGGCCGCGATTCTGGACGACGCAGTGTTTGCCTCCGCCGCCGGCGAGCTGATCGACGTCGACTTCTCGTCCTCGCCGGGCGCACCGCCGGTGCCGGAGATCCTCGACATGGAACGGCTGAAAACGGCTGTCTACTCCTTCGAGGCTCCGCTGCAGGCCGGGGCCGTGCTCGCGGGCGCCAGCGACGACGTCGTGGCCACCCTGGGAGACTTCGGCCGGGACACCGGAATCGCCTACCAGCTGGTGGACGACCTCCTGGGCGTGTTCGGCAAGGAAAGCGCCACCGGCAAATCAAACCTGAGTGACCTCCGCGAGGGCAAACGGACCGCGCTGATCTCGCACGCGGCGCAGGGGCCATACTGGGCCGAGCTGTCACACCTGATTGGCTGCCCCGACCTCACTCCGGAAGAGGCGGACCGGGCCCGGGAGCTCCTGATCACATGCGGTGCCCGCGATTACGCCCGGTCCCTCGCCGAGGAGCATGCCGCGCGGGCCCGCGCCCACCTCGACTGTCCGGCCGTCCCGCCATCGCTGCGTGCCGTGCTGGAGCGCATCGTGGCCGGCGCCGTGAACCGGGGCCGGTAG
- the crtI gene encoding phytoene desaturase family protein gives MTRRTATPSPRTAVVIGGGITGLATAALLAREGLDVTVLEKQSVAGGRTGTWQSAGFSFDTGPSWYLMPEVFDHFFRLLGTSAEEQLELVRLDPGYRVLFEGSTEPVDIAATRDENVKLFESLESGAGARLEKYLDSAVDVYDMAKKRFLYSTFASFLPLLRPDVLRRGPRLAQLLLQPLNSFVAQKFTDPRIRQILGYPAVFLGSSPFNTPSMYHLMSRLDLADGVLYPMGGFTRLISVISELARAEGVTIHTDAAVTRIRTTEPETGRVSGRLPGRLAKRLPGRRARATGVEYTDAGGTVHSLDADLVVSAADLHHTETTLLPRELQTYPESYWKHRIPGPGGLLLHLGVRGELPSLAHHTLLFTSDWKENFSKIFGRETSVPDPASLYVCRPSATDPGAAPEGYENLFVLVPVPSEPSLGSGGMDGAGDPRIEAMADAVIAQISVWAGIPDLAERITVRKTVGPQDFVQDLNSWRGTLLGPAHVLKQSAFFRGSNASRRVDGLLYAGGSTLPGIGLPMCLISAELVLKRLRGDTSTEELPVPAAAPATDPGSGSRA, from the coding sequence ATGACCCGCAGGACCGCGACGCCATCACCCCGCACCGCCGTTGTCATCGGAGGCGGAATTACCGGGCTGGCCACCGCGGCCCTGCTCGCCCGGGAAGGCCTGGACGTCACGGTCCTGGAGAAGCAGTCCGTGGCGGGCGGCCGGACCGGGACCTGGCAAAGCGCCGGTTTCAGCTTTGACACCGGACCGTCCTGGTATCTGATGCCGGAGGTCTTTGACCATTTCTTCCGGCTGCTGGGCACCTCAGCCGAGGAACAGCTGGAGCTGGTGCGGCTGGACCCGGGCTACCGGGTCCTCTTCGAGGGTTCCACGGAGCCGGTGGACATTGCCGCCACGCGCGACGAGAACGTGAAGTTGTTCGAGTCCCTTGAGTCCGGTGCCGGGGCGCGCCTGGAAAAGTACCTGGACTCCGCCGTCGACGTCTATGACATGGCCAAGAAGCGCTTCCTGTATTCCACCTTCGCTTCCTTCCTGCCCCTGCTGCGCCCCGATGTGCTGCGGCGCGGGCCGCGGCTGGCCCAGCTGCTGCTGCAGCCGCTGAACTCCTTCGTGGCGCAGAAGTTCACTGATCCGCGGATCCGGCAGATCCTGGGTTATCCGGCAGTGTTCCTGGGCTCATCGCCCTTCAACACCCCCAGCATGTACCACCTGATGAGCCGGCTGGACCTGGCCGACGGCGTGCTGTACCCGATGGGCGGCTTCACGCGGCTGATCAGCGTTATCTCCGAGCTGGCCCGGGCCGAGGGCGTCACGATCCACACCGATGCCGCCGTCACCAGGATCCGAACCACCGAGCCGGAGACCGGACGGGTTTCCGGCCGGCTGCCCGGGCGGCTCGCCAAGCGGCTGCCCGGGCGCCGGGCGCGGGCCACCGGCGTCGAGTACACGGACGCTGGCGGAACGGTGCACAGCCTGGACGCCGACCTGGTGGTTTCCGCCGCGGATCTGCACCACACCGAAACCACGCTGCTGCCGCGTGAACTGCAGACGTATCCGGAAAGCTACTGGAAGCACCGCATCCCCGGTCCCGGCGGGCTGCTGCTGCATCTGGGCGTCCGGGGCGAACTGCCGTCCCTGGCGCACCACACGCTGCTCTTCACCTCGGACTGGAAAGAGAACTTCAGCAAGATCTTCGGACGGGAAACCTCGGTCCCGGACCCGGCGTCACTCTACGTCTGCCGGCCCAGTGCGACGGACCCCGGCGCTGCCCCCGAGGGATACGAAAACCTCTTTGTCCTGGTGCCGGTGCCGTCTGAGCCGTCACTGGGCTCCGGCGGAATGGACGGAGCCGGAGATCCGCGGATCGAGGCAATGGCCGACGCCGTCATCGCGCAAATCTCCGTGTGGGCCGGCATTCCGGACCTGGCCGAGCGCATCACCGTGCGGAAGACCGTGGGACCGCAGGACTTTGTGCAGGACCTGAACTCCTGGCGCGGCACCCTGCTCGGCCCGGCACACGTCCTGAAACAGAGCGCCTTCTTCCGCGGCAGCAACGCCAGCCGCAGGGTGGACGGGCTGCTGTACGCCGGCGGTTCCACCCTGCCGGGCATCGGGCTGCCGATGTGCCTGATCAGCGCCGAGCTGGTGCTGAAGCGGCTCCGCGGAGACACCAGCACCGAAGAGCTGCCGGTGCCGGCCGCGGCCCCGGCAACAGACCCGGGTTCCGGGAGCCGGGCCTGA
- a CDS encoding phytoene/squalene synthase family protein has product MARETGLELYNKVAVETASAVIRSYSTSFGLASRLLQPRTRLQIETIYALVRLADEIVDGVAAAAGLPPADVALMLEELEADTRQALRTGYSVNLVVHAFALTARTTGITEDLTTPFFRSMRADLLRTEHTAASFDDYVYGSAEVIGLMCLLCFLDGVEVSEDRAKRLREGAQRLGAAFQKVNFLRDLADDFDALGRSYFPGVSVGSFSEPDKHRLLDDIDADLLVSGASIAELPPAARPAVALAQELFAELSRRLRATPAQQLRSTRIRVPNPVKLRIAAQILAAHRLRRTAPGSFYAGRQP; this is encoded by the coding sequence ATGGCCCGGGAAACAGGCCTGGAGCTGTACAACAAAGTGGCAGTGGAAACGGCGTCGGCAGTGATCCGTTCATACTCCACCTCCTTTGGGCTGGCATCGCGGCTGCTGCAGCCCCGGACCCGGCTCCAGATCGAAACCATTTACGCCCTGGTACGCCTGGCCGACGAAATTGTCGACGGCGTCGCTGCCGCCGCGGGTCTTCCGCCGGCCGACGTCGCACTGATGCTGGAGGAGCTGGAAGCTGACACCCGCCAGGCCCTGCGCACCGGCTACAGCGTGAATCTTGTGGTGCATGCCTTCGCCCTGACGGCGCGCACCACCGGCATTACCGAGGACCTGACCACGCCGTTCTTCCGCTCGATGCGCGCGGATCTGCTGCGCACCGAGCACACCGCTGCGTCCTTTGACGACTACGTTTACGGGTCCGCCGAGGTCATTGGCCTGATGTGCCTGCTGTGTTTCCTGGACGGCGTTGAGGTCAGCGAGGACCGGGCGAAGCGCCTCAGGGAAGGGGCCCAGCGGCTCGGTGCCGCTTTCCAGAAGGTGAACTTCCTGCGGGACCTGGCCGACGACTTTGACGCCCTGGGCCGCAGCTACTTCCCCGGGGTGAGCGTGGGTTCGTTCTCGGAGCCGGACAAGCACCGGCTCCTTGATGACATCGACGCCGACCTGCTGGTCTCCGGGGCCTCCATCGCCGAGCTTCCGCCCGCAGCCAGGCCCGCCGTGGCACTGGCCCAGGAGCTGTTCGCCGAGCTGTCCCGCCGCCTGCGGGCCACCCCGGCGCAGCAGCTGCGCAGCACCCGCATCCGGGTGCCCAACCCGGTCAAGCTGCGCATCGCCGCGCAGATCCTCGCCGCCCACCGCCTCCGCCGGACGGCGCCGGGCAGCTTCTACGCCGGAAGGCAGCCATGA
- a CDS encoding glycosyltransferase family A protein, producing the protein MPADLPPVSVVIPCLNDAAALETCLSSLARQSLQPFEIVVVDNNSTDSSAAVARRFGARVVPEPVPGIPAAAATGYDAAQGQIIARCDADCILPGDWVQRIAERFAADPGLDALSGPGSFYGFPRPVGAALSVLYLGSYYLAMGLALGHLPLFGSNLALRASVWQKIRPQVHRDDPEMHDDVCLSLHLGQQHKCRFDRTLMVGMAPRAVIGAANLTRRFRRAFHTLWTHWPAEAPWVRWPRRYASAGKAGRS; encoded by the coding sequence ATGCCCGCCGATCTGCCCCCAGTAAGCGTGGTGATTCCCTGCCTGAATGACGCCGCGGCCCTTGAAACGTGTTTGTCTTCCCTGGCCCGGCAGTCACTGCAGCCCTTCGAAATAGTAGTGGTGGACAACAACAGCACCGATTCCAGCGCTGCCGTGGCGCGCCGGTTTGGTGCCCGAGTGGTCCCCGAACCGGTGCCCGGAATACCGGCGGCAGCTGCCACCGGTTATGACGCGGCGCAGGGCCAGATTATTGCCAGGTGCGACGCTGACTGTATTTTACCCGGAGATTGGGTTCAGCGGATAGCAGAACGCTTCGCCGCGGATCCGGGCCTCGATGCGCTGTCCGGGCCGGGCTCCTTTTACGGTTTTCCCCGGCCGGTGGGAGCGGCACTCAGCGTGCTGTATCTCGGGTCCTACTACCTGGCCATGGGGCTGGCGCTGGGGCATTTGCCGCTTTTCGGGTCGAATCTGGCGCTGCGCGCCTCCGTGTGGCAGAAGATCCGTCCGCAGGTGCACCGGGATGATCCGGAAATGCACGACGACGTGTGTCTCAGCCTGCATCTGGGGCAGCAGCACAAATGCCGCTTCGACCGGACCCTAATGGTGGGCATGGCGCCGCGCGCGGTTATCGGCGCGGCCAACCTCACACGCCGCTTCCGCCGGGCCTTCCACACACTCTGGACCCATTGGCCAGCAGAAGCACCATGGGTCCGCTGGCCGCGGCGGTACGCCTCCGCCGGGAAGGCCGGCAGGAGTTAG